One window of Vespula pensylvanica isolate Volc-1 chromosome 17, ASM1446617v1, whole genome shotgun sequence genomic DNA carries:
- the LOC122635062 gene encoding dihydropyrimidine dehydrogenase [NADP(+)] isoform X1 produces MATSVFISKDIPDIENILQLNPKTKSFANLVPSLITKKEKQKWKRNINDKCDSCLSLKKNFDDIKHTTLSERGALKEAARCLKCADAPCQKSCPTQLDIKSFITSISNKNYYGAAKAIFSDNPLGLTCGMVCPTSDLCVGGCNLHASEEGPINIGGLQQFATDIFKQMNVPQTRIPNQSVPHADTKIALIGCGPASLSCATFLARLGYNDVTIFEKHHYIGGLSSSEIPQYRLPYDVVDFEINLVKDLGVKIELGRSLSEKDLTIQGLFKTNYKAIFLGIGLPEPKTLTIFSGLTSNEGYYTSKSFLPVVAKGSKPGMCPCKNNEELPHLRGNVIVLGAGDTAFDCATSALRCGAKKVYVVFRKGFTNIRAVPEEVDLAREEKCEFIPFQSPKQVIVRNGRIVAIEFCRTEKNDEGDWVEDDEQIFRLKADFVISAFGSGLHDLDVKQAMTPVKFNTWGLPIVNTKTMCTSVPGVFCGGDLAGVAQTTVESVNDGKTAAWYIHKYLQESFGLTVPDTPQLPKFHTPIDEVDISVEMCGLKFENPFGLASAPPCTTSAMIRRAFEAGWGFAVTKTFSLDKDLVTNVSPRIIKGTTSRHHFGPEQSSFLNIELISEKTEAYWCRSITELKKDFPTKIVIASIMCTYNSADWTELSRKVEAAGADALELNLSCPHGMGESGMGLACGQDPELVRNIARWVRAAVKIPFFIKLTPNITDIVSIAIAAYEGNANGVSAINTVQGLMGLNSNGIPWPAVGYNKLTTYGGMSGNATRPQALRAVSSIAKRLPGFSILGIGGIDSAEIALQFLHCGASILQVCSAIQNQDFTLIDDYVTGLKTLLYLKSLKQTKDWDGQSPPTFKHQKGKPVSLQHALGKVSTIIYYILLWYQNYQYEFVFTCVNKLQNIPYFGEYQKLREKKIAELKEKMNPLDINFSSTRPAPEPVGSVPAIKDVIGKSLSHIGAYKELNNKQQVVALIDDDMCINCGKCYMACADSGYQSITFDSETHIPKVTDDCTGCTLCLSVCPIIDCITMVPKTKPHIIGRGIPPKGYIEALC; encoded by the exons ATGGCTACGTCTGTTTTTATTAGCAAAGATATACCCGACATTGAA aatatattacaattaaatccAAAAACAAAATCCTTTGCAAATCTTGTCCCGtcgttaattacaaaaaaagagaaacaaaaatggaagagaaatATCAACGACAAATGTGAC AGTTGCTTAtcgcttaaaaaaaattttgatgacATCAAACATACGACACTGAGCGAAAGAGGTGCATTAAAAGAAGCTGCACGTTGTTTAAAATGTGCTGATGCACCTTGCCAAAAATCCTGTCCAACTCAATTGGACATCAAATCTTTTATTACTTCAATatcgaacaaaaattattatgggGCAGCTAAAGCAATTTTTTCAGATAATCCTTTGGGTCTTACATGTGGAATGGTCTGCCCAACTAGTGATCTTTGCGTTGGTGGCTGTAATCTTCATGCCAGCGAAGAAGGCCCTATCAACATTGGTGGCCTTCAACAATTTGCTACCGat atcttCAAACAAATGAACGTTCCTCAAACACGAATCCCTAATCAATCGGTTCCACATGCCGATACGAAGATCGCATTGATCGGTTGTGGTCCAGCATCTTTATCTTGTGCTACATTTCTTGCACGTTTAGGCTACAATGATGtaacaatttttgaaaaacatCATTACATCGGTGGCCTAAGTTCTTCCGAAATTCCACAATATCGACTTCCATATGACGTAGtagatttcgaaataaatctaGTTAAAGATCTTGGAGTAAAAATCGAGTTGGGTAGATCGTTATcagaaaaagatttaacgaTCCAG ggactttttaaaacaaattacaaAGCCATTTTTCTGGGTATTGGTCTTCCAGAACCTAAAACATTAACAATCTTTTCTGGACTGACGTCAAACGAAGGATATTATACATCGAAAAGTTTCCTTCCAGTTGTAGCTAAAGGCAGTAAACCTGGAATGTGTCCTtgtaaaaataacgaagaattaCCACATCTTCGAGGAAATGTGATAGTTTTGGGTGCCGGTGATACAGCATTTGATTGTGCAACCTCTGCTTTAAGATGTGGTGCTAAAAAAGTCTATGTTGTTTTCAGAAAAGGTTTTACCAATATTCGTGCCGTCCCTGAAGAg GTTGATTTGGCTCGAGAAGAGAAATGTGAATTTATACCTTTCCAATCACCGAAACAAGTGATTGTTCGTAATGGAAGAATCGTTGCCATCGAATTTTGTCGAACTGAAAAGAACGACGAAGGTGACTGGGTTGAGGATGATgaacaaatatttcgattaaaagcTGATTTTGTTATTTCGGCTTTTGGATCGGGATTACATGATTTGGATG TAAAACAAGCTATGACACCagtaaaatttaatacatgGGGCTTACCAATAGTGAATACAAAAACCATGTGCACATCTGTTCCTGGAGTGTTTTGTGGTGGTGATTTGGCTGGTGTTGCTCAAACTACTGTGGAATCTGTAAATGATGGTAAAACGGCTGCTTGGtacattcataaatatttacag GAATCCTTTGGCTTAACAGTTCCAGATACACCACAATTACCAAAATTCCATACACCAATTGATGAAGTCGATATAAGTGTCGAAATGTGTGgtttaaaatttgaaaatccGTTTGGCCTTGCATCTGCACCACCCTGTACAACTAGTGCAATGATTCGTCGAGCTTTTGAAGCTGGCTGGGGTTTTGCTGTTACTAAAACATTTTCGTTggataaa GATCTGGTTACTAACGTATCACCGCGTATCATTAAAGGAACGACATCACGACATCATTTCGGACCTGAACAAAGTagctttttaaatattgagtTAATATCTGAAAAGACTGAAGCATATTGGTGTCGTAGTATTACTGAACTGAAGAAGGATTTCCCTACTAAG attgtaATCGCTAGTATAATGTGCACTTATAACAGTGCAGATTGGACAGAACTTTCACGAAAAGTTGAAGCAGCTGGTGCTGATGCcttagaattaaatttatcttgcCCACATGGTATGGGAGAATCTGGAATGGGCTTGGCATGTGGACAG GATCCAGAGTTAGTTAGAAACATTGCAAGATGGGTCAGAGCAGCAGTGAAAATtccatttttcattaaattaacaCCAAACATTACTGATATCGTTTCGATAGCTATAGCAGCTTATGAAGGCAATGCAAATGGAGTGTCTGCCATTAATACGGTGCAAGGTTTAATGGGATTAAATTCTAATGGGATACCATGGCCTGCTGTAGGATATAACAAATTGACTACGTACGGTGGAATGTCTGGAAATGCAACCAGACCACAAGCTTTAAGAGCTGTGTCATCTATTGCGAAACGGCTTCCTGGATTTTCTATACTTGGTATAGGTGGAATCGATTCCGCTGAAATTGCTTTGCAATTTTTACATTGTGGAGCATCTATTCTTCAA GTTTGCAGTGCCATTCAAAATCAAGATTTTACACTTATCGACGATTATGTGACCGgtttaaaaacattattatatctaaagagtcttaaacaaacaaaagattGGGATGGTCAGAGCCCACCTACTTTTAAACATCAAAAAGGTAAACCAGTTTCTTTGCAACATGCTCTTGGTAAAGTAagtactattatatattatatactactGTGGTACCAAAATTATCAATACGAATTTGTATTCACATGTGTTAATAAATTACAGAATATACCATACTTTGGAGAATATCAAAAAttgcgagagaaaaagatcgcagagttaaaagaaaaaatgaatccattagatattaatttttcatcaacAAGACCAGCACCAGAACCAGTTGGATCAGTACCAGCTATAAAAGATGTTATCGGAAAGTCGTTGTCTCATATTGGGGCTtacaaagaattaaataacaaacagCAAGTTGTTGCGTTAATAGACGat gaTATGTGTATAAACTGTGGAAAATGTTACATGGCCTGTGCCGATTCTGGTTATCAATCAATTACTTTTGATTCTGAAACTCATATACCAAAAGTAACTGATGATTGTACAGGTTGTACTCTTTGCTTGTCGGTATGTCCGATCATCGATTGTATTAC AATGGTTCCAAAAACGAAACCACATATCATTGGAAGAGGAATACCACCGAAAGGTTACATCGAAGCActatgttaa
- the LOC122635062 gene encoding dihydropyrimidine dehydrogenase [NADP(+)] isoform X2 encodes MATSVFISKDIPDIENILQLNPKTKSFANLVPSLITKKEKQKWKRNINDKCDSCLSLKKNFDDIKHTTLSERGALKEAARCLKCADAPCQKSCPTQLDIKSFITSISNKNYYGAAKAIFSDNPLGLTCGMVCPTSDLCVGGCNLHASEEGPINIGGLQQFATDIFKQMNVPQTRIPNQSVPHADTKIALIGCGPASLSCATFLARLGYNDVTIFEKHHYIGGLSSSEIPQYRLPYDVVDFEINLVKDLGVKIELGRSLSEKDLTIQGLFKTNYKAIFLGIGLPEPKTLTIFSGLTSNEGYYTSKSFLPVVAKGSKPGMCPCKNNEELPHLRGNVIVLGAGDTAFDCATSALRCGAKKVYVVFRKGFTNIRAVPEEVDLAREEKCEFIPFQSPKQVIVRNGRIVAIEFCRTEKNDEGDWVEDDEQIFRLKADFVISAFGSGLHDLDVKQAMTPVKFNTWGLPIVNTKTMCTSVPGVFCGGDLAGVAQTTVESVNDGKTAAWYIHKYLQESFGLTVPDTPQLPKFHTPIDEVDISVEMCGLKFENPFGLASAPPCTTSAMIRRAFEAGWGFAVTKTFSLDKDLVTNVSPRIIKGTTSRHHFGPEQSSFLNIELISEKTEAYWCRSITELKKDFPTKIVIASIMCTYNSADWTELSRKVEAAGADALELNLSCPHGMGESGMGLACGQDPELVRNIARWVRAAVKIPFFIKLTPNITDIVSIAIAAYEGNANGVSAINTVQGLMGLNSNGIPWPAVGYNKLTTYGGMSGNATRPQALRAVSSIAKRLPGFSILGIGGIDSAEIALQFLHCGASILQVCSAIQNQDFTLIDDYVTGLKTLLYLKSLKQTKDWDGQSPPTFKHQKGKPVSLQHALGKNIPYFGEYQKLREKKIAELKEKMNPLDINFSSTRPAPEPVGSVPAIKDVIGKSLSHIGAYKELNNKQQVVALIDDDMCINCGKCYMACADSGYQSITFDSETHIPKVTDDCTGCTLCLSVCPIIDCITMVPKTKPHIIGRGIPPKGYIEALC; translated from the exons ATGGCTACGTCTGTTTTTATTAGCAAAGATATACCCGACATTGAA aatatattacaattaaatccAAAAACAAAATCCTTTGCAAATCTTGTCCCGtcgttaattacaaaaaaagagaaacaaaaatggaagagaaatATCAACGACAAATGTGAC AGTTGCTTAtcgcttaaaaaaaattttgatgacATCAAACATACGACACTGAGCGAAAGAGGTGCATTAAAAGAAGCTGCACGTTGTTTAAAATGTGCTGATGCACCTTGCCAAAAATCCTGTCCAACTCAATTGGACATCAAATCTTTTATTACTTCAATatcgaacaaaaattattatgggGCAGCTAAAGCAATTTTTTCAGATAATCCTTTGGGTCTTACATGTGGAATGGTCTGCCCAACTAGTGATCTTTGCGTTGGTGGCTGTAATCTTCATGCCAGCGAAGAAGGCCCTATCAACATTGGTGGCCTTCAACAATTTGCTACCGat atcttCAAACAAATGAACGTTCCTCAAACACGAATCCCTAATCAATCGGTTCCACATGCCGATACGAAGATCGCATTGATCGGTTGTGGTCCAGCATCTTTATCTTGTGCTACATTTCTTGCACGTTTAGGCTACAATGATGtaacaatttttgaaaaacatCATTACATCGGTGGCCTAAGTTCTTCCGAAATTCCACAATATCGACTTCCATATGACGTAGtagatttcgaaataaatctaGTTAAAGATCTTGGAGTAAAAATCGAGTTGGGTAGATCGTTATcagaaaaagatttaacgaTCCAG ggactttttaaaacaaattacaaAGCCATTTTTCTGGGTATTGGTCTTCCAGAACCTAAAACATTAACAATCTTTTCTGGACTGACGTCAAACGAAGGATATTATACATCGAAAAGTTTCCTTCCAGTTGTAGCTAAAGGCAGTAAACCTGGAATGTGTCCTtgtaaaaataacgaagaattaCCACATCTTCGAGGAAATGTGATAGTTTTGGGTGCCGGTGATACAGCATTTGATTGTGCAACCTCTGCTTTAAGATGTGGTGCTAAAAAAGTCTATGTTGTTTTCAGAAAAGGTTTTACCAATATTCGTGCCGTCCCTGAAGAg GTTGATTTGGCTCGAGAAGAGAAATGTGAATTTATACCTTTCCAATCACCGAAACAAGTGATTGTTCGTAATGGAAGAATCGTTGCCATCGAATTTTGTCGAACTGAAAAGAACGACGAAGGTGACTGGGTTGAGGATGATgaacaaatatttcgattaaaagcTGATTTTGTTATTTCGGCTTTTGGATCGGGATTACATGATTTGGATG TAAAACAAGCTATGACACCagtaaaatttaatacatgGGGCTTACCAATAGTGAATACAAAAACCATGTGCACATCTGTTCCTGGAGTGTTTTGTGGTGGTGATTTGGCTGGTGTTGCTCAAACTACTGTGGAATCTGTAAATGATGGTAAAACGGCTGCTTGGtacattcataaatatttacag GAATCCTTTGGCTTAACAGTTCCAGATACACCACAATTACCAAAATTCCATACACCAATTGATGAAGTCGATATAAGTGTCGAAATGTGTGgtttaaaatttgaaaatccGTTTGGCCTTGCATCTGCACCACCCTGTACAACTAGTGCAATGATTCGTCGAGCTTTTGAAGCTGGCTGGGGTTTTGCTGTTACTAAAACATTTTCGTTggataaa GATCTGGTTACTAACGTATCACCGCGTATCATTAAAGGAACGACATCACGACATCATTTCGGACCTGAACAAAGTagctttttaaatattgagtTAATATCTGAAAAGACTGAAGCATATTGGTGTCGTAGTATTACTGAACTGAAGAAGGATTTCCCTACTAAG attgtaATCGCTAGTATAATGTGCACTTATAACAGTGCAGATTGGACAGAACTTTCACGAAAAGTTGAAGCAGCTGGTGCTGATGCcttagaattaaatttatcttgcCCACATGGTATGGGAGAATCTGGAATGGGCTTGGCATGTGGACAG GATCCAGAGTTAGTTAGAAACATTGCAAGATGGGTCAGAGCAGCAGTGAAAATtccatttttcattaaattaacaCCAAACATTACTGATATCGTTTCGATAGCTATAGCAGCTTATGAAGGCAATGCAAATGGAGTGTCTGCCATTAATACGGTGCAAGGTTTAATGGGATTAAATTCTAATGGGATACCATGGCCTGCTGTAGGATATAACAAATTGACTACGTACGGTGGAATGTCTGGAAATGCAACCAGACCACAAGCTTTAAGAGCTGTGTCATCTATTGCGAAACGGCTTCCTGGATTTTCTATACTTGGTATAGGTGGAATCGATTCCGCTGAAATTGCTTTGCAATTTTTACATTGTGGAGCATCTATTCTTCAA GTTTGCAGTGCCATTCAAAATCAAGATTTTACACTTATCGACGATTATGTGACCGgtttaaaaacattattatatctaaagagtcttaaacaaacaaaagattGGGATGGTCAGAGCCCACCTACTTTTAAACATCAAAAAGGTAAACCAGTTTCTTTGCAACATGCTCTTGGTAAA AATATACCATACTTTGGAGAATATCAAAAAttgcgagagaaaaagatcgcagagttaaaagaaaaaatgaatccattagatattaatttttcatcaacAAGACCAGCACCAGAACCAGTTGGATCAGTACCAGCTATAAAAGATGTTATCGGAAAGTCGTTGTCTCATATTGGGGCTtacaaagaattaaataacaaacagCAAGTTGTTGCGTTAATAGACGat gaTATGTGTATAAACTGTGGAAAATGTTACATGGCCTGTGCCGATTCTGGTTATCAATCAATTACTTTTGATTCTGAAACTCATATACCAAAAGTAACTGATGATTGTACAGGTTGTACTCTTTGCTTGTCGGTATGTCCGATCATCGATTGTATTAC AATGGTTCCAAAAACGAAACCACATATCATTGGAAGAGGAATACCACCGAAAGGTTACATCGAAGCActatgttaa
- the LOC122635069 gene encoding uncharacterized protein LOC122635069 isoform X2: protein MCVVTIHYEQSLSNLVNATDFSPKRNINCILKRKMLYTRPLLLIILILTIEQSRGINVGSIFGFGRDLDNNENNDENNNEDNAVSTKISTVEQFLKTLLIPVEALGNAKEAVGKGVNQIISKLPGKLKNPIKDDFNSTKLKYGQVLNLVSDRFKAIYPGTHWCGDGDIAKNEDDLGFFASTDACCRAHDMCFNNINSGEEKYRLLNNGIFTRSHCSCDSAFYNCLKNADSIVATKIGFTYFDVLSPQCFNEDYPIIKCNKYSSPLQHKCIEYSQDTNEEKKYQWFDNPTF from the exons aaatataaattgcattttaaaacgaaaaatgttGTACACACGTCCccttctattaataattttgatcttAACGATCGAGCAAAGTAGAGGGATAAATGTTGGGTCAATCTTTGGCTTCGGCCGAGATCTTgacaataatgaaaataatgatgaaaacAATAATGAAGACAATGCAGTATCTACGAAGATTTCTACGGTCGAACAATTTCTTAAAACACTATTAATACCGGTAGAAGCTTTGGGAAATGCAAAAGAAGCTGTTGGAAAAGGtgtaaatcaaataatatcgaaacttCCAGGGAAACTTAAAAATCCAATTAAAGATGATTTTAATAGTACCAAGCTAAAATACGGTCAAGTTTTGAATTTAGTTTCGGATAGGTTCAAAGCTATATATCCag gTACCCATTGGTGTGGAGATGGTGATATAGCAAAGAACGAAGATGACCTTGGTTTCTTTGCAAGTACTGATGCTTGTTGTAGAGCTCATGATATGtgtttcaataatataaattcaggCGAAGAAAAGTACCGCCTTCTAAACAATGGAATTTTTACGAG ATCACATTGTTCATGCGACTCTGCCTTTtacaattgtttaaaaaatgctGATTCAATTGTTGCCACAAAAATTGGGTTCACTTATTTCGACGTTTTGAGTCCACAATGTTTTAACGAAGATTATCCTATTATAAAGTGCAACAAGTATTCTAG tcctCTTCAACATAAATGCATTGAATATAGTCAAGATacgaatgaagaaaagaaataccaGTGGTTTGATAATCcaactttttaa